One segment of Syngnathus scovelli strain Florida chromosome 6, RoL_Ssco_1.2, whole genome shotgun sequence DNA contains the following:
- the LOC125971232 gene encoding AP-3 complex subunit beta-2 isoform X1, translating into MTTMQKLLQLPVNAVNMVKTVQSQVQGHEEDKSPVLTPDGVQQTWYNAVRPDELRHLRSGSGGGGDGGRDQEERAPLEEGGSGNGSSQSQPLRHDDLKEMLDSNKDSLKLEAMKRIVAMIARGKNASDLFPAVVKNVACKNIEVKKLVYVYLVRYAEEQQDLALLSISTFQRGLKDPNQLIRASALRVLSSIRVTIIVPIMMLAIKEAASDMSPYVRKTAAHAIPKLYSLDPEQKDQLIEVIEKLLADKTTLVAGSVVMAFEEVCPERIDLIHKNYRKLCNLLIDVEEWGQVVIINMLTRYARTQFLNPNINENLLEEGCDKTFYGSDGNDEDEEDKDKGEAAALAKRKPYVMDPDHRLLLRNTKPLLQSRNAAVVMAVAQLYFHLAPKAEVGVIAKALVRLLRSHSEVQYVVLQNVATMTIKRRGMFEPYLKSFYIRSTDPTQIKVLKLEVLTNLANETNISTILREFQTYIKSMDKDFVAATIQAIGRCATNIGEVRDTCLNGLVQLLSNRDELVVAESVVVIKKLLQMQPEKHSDIIKHMAKLTDNIQVPMARASILWLIGEYCEHVPKIAPDVLRKMAKSFTNEEDIVKLQILNLAAKLYLTNSKQTKLLTQYVLNLAKYDQNYDIRDRARFIRQLIVPTEKSGALSKYAKKLFLALKPAPVLESPFKDRDHFQLGSLSHLLNAKAGGYQELPDWPEAAPDPSVRNVEVKESSCQVFSLLERVTTLTSVPEWTKCSSREKRKEKKVEKPFYSDSEGESGPTESADSESYSSGSDSGSGSAESGSGSESQESEEASDSEEEEKDTKKKKKKEELKKPVQRSESSEQSSEGEVRKRARKSKQQKSDSESESDEDDDSDSESSPSESEDSESEVDVKNKKKVQTCVKAVQSKAPPKPVTKESKKEMSLLDLDDFEAAPSPQVTPVNSFLSSSLATDLEGLSLSDSVLSPTAISPPGAQKSYELLHRITGEGLSVEYCFSRQPFGPDANMVAVQMQFVNSAAADAKNLHMEDVKLQSGMRVKEFPEIELLPAGETATAVMGIDFCDSTQAANFQLCTHSRKFFVSIQPPVGELMKPVFMTENEFKKEQGQLMGMNEITEKLTLGAKCRNEHAIVQKVTAAANLSRVPCGSDKECSPALGLSAPPFPVHRFAGRTASGGSLVLVTVASQEDGAARLTLNCDKMVIGTMLVKDVLLALTQ; encoded by the exons gCACGACGACCTGAAGGAGATGCTGGACAGCAACAAAGACTCTCTCAAGCTGGAGGCCATGAAACGCATCGTGGCC aTGATCGCTCGAGGTAAGAATGCGTCCGACCTCTTCCCGGCGGTGGTGAAGAATGTAGCCTGTAAAAATATTGAG GTGAAGAAGCTGGTCTACGTTTATTTAGTGCGCTACGCCGAGGAGCAGCAGGACCTGGCGCTGCTTTCCATCTCCACCTTCCAGCGAGGCTTGAAG GATCCCAATCAGCTAATCAGAGCCAGCGCGCTGCGAGTTCTCTCCAGCATCCGAGTCACCATCATCGTTCCCATCATGATGCTGGCCATCAAAGAAGCCGCTTCCGACATGTCCCCTTACGTCCGCAAAACTGCCGCCCACGCCATTCCTAAGCTCTACAG TCTGGATCCAGAACAGAAGGACCAGCTGATCGAAGTCATCGAAAAACTCCTGGCTGACAAAACCACG CTGGTGGCAGGCAGCGTGGTCATGGCCTTTGAGGAGGTGTGCCCGGAGCGGATCGACTTGATCCATAAGAACTACAGGAAACTGTGCAACCTCCTGATTGACGTGGAGGAGTGGGGCCAAGTGGTCATCATCAACATGCTGACGCGTTACGCCAGGACGCAGTTTCTCAACCCCAACATCAAC gaGAACCTGCTGGAGGAGGGCTGCGACAAGACCTTCTACGGCTCCGACGGTAACGACGAAGATGAGGAGGACAAAGACAAGGGCGAGGCCGCCGCCTTGGCCAAAAGGAAGCCTTACGTGATGGATCCCGACCACCGGCTGCTGCTGAGGAACACCAAGCCGCTCCTGCAGAGCCGCAACGCAGCC GTGGTGATGGCCGTGGCTCAGCTCTACTTCCATCTTGCCCCCAAAGCAGAGGTGGGCGTGATCGCCAAGGCTCTGGTGCGTCTTCTGCGGAGTCACAG TGAAGTCCAATATGTTGTTCTTCAAAACGTGGCCACGATGACTATTAAAAGAAGG GGGATGTTTGAACCTTACCTGAAGAGTTTCTATATCCGCTCCACTGACCCAACACAGATAAAAGTCCTCAAG cttgaGGTTCTCACCAATCTTGCCAACGAGACCAACATCTCCACAATTCTCAGAGAGTTTCAG ACGTACATCAAAAGCATGGATAAAGACTTTGTGGCCGCCACCATCCAAGCCATCGGCCGCTGCGCCACCAACATCGGAGAAGTGAGGGACACGTGTCTGAATGGCCTGGTGCAACTGCTGTCCAACAGAGACG AGCTGGTGGTGGCCGAGTCGGTGGTGGTGATCAAGAAGCTGCTGCAGATGCAGCCCGAGAAGCACAGCGACATCATCAAGCACATGGCCAAACTGACGGACAACATCCAAGTGCCCATGGCGAGGGCCAGCATTCTCTGGCTCATCGGAGAATACTGCGAGCACGTGCCTAAGATCGCCCCGGACGTCTTGAGGAAGATGGCCAAGTCCTTCACCAACGAGGAGGACATCGTCAAGCTGCAGATACTCAACCTGGCCGCCAAGCTCTATCTCACCAACTCTAAACAG ACCAAACTGTTGACTCAGTACGTCCTCAACCTGGCCAAGTACGACCAGAACTACGACATCCGTGACCGGGCGCGCTTCATCCGCCAGCTCATCGTGCCCACCGAGAAAAGCGGAGCTCTCAGCAAATACGCCAAGAAACTCTTCCTGGCCCTCAAGCCCGCACCCGTCCTGGAATCTCCATTTAAAG ATCGAGACCACTTCCAATTGGGCTCGCTGTCCCACCTGCTGAACGCCAAAGCCGGTGGCTACCAGGAGTTGCCCGACTGGCCGGAAGCTGCCCCAGATCCCTCCGTGCGCAACGTGGAGGTGAAGGAGTCT TCCTGCCAGGTATTTTCTCTGCTTGAGCGAGTCACAACGTTGACCAGC GTGCCCGAGTGGACCAAGTGCAGCAGTCGAGAGAAAAGGAAGGAGAAGAAAGTCGAGAAGCCTTTCTATTCCGATTCCGAGGGCGAGTCTGGGCCCACCGAGTCTGCggacagcg AGTCGTACTCCAGCGGCTCCGACAGCGGAAGCGGCAGCGCCGAAAGCGGCTCGGGATCCGAGAGCCAAGAAAGTGAAGAAGCGTCCGACtccgaggaagaggagaaggacacaaagaagaagaagaagaaggaagaaTTGAAGAAGCCGGTACAAAGAAGCGAAAG CAGTGAGCAGAGCAGTGAGGGGGAAGTCAGGAAGCGTGCCAGAAAAAGCAAGCAACAGAAGAGCGACTCCGAGTCGGagtcagacgaagacgacgacagcGATTCCGAAAGTAGCCCGTCCGAATCAGAAGACTCCGAGTCGGAGGTGGATGTCAAAAACAAGAAGAAGGTACAGACGTGTGTAAAG GCAGTGCAATCCAAAGCTCCCCCCAAGCCCGTCACAAAAGAGAGCAAGAAAGAAATGTCGCTGCTGGACCTTGACGACT TCGAAGCGGCCCCTTCGCCTCAAGTGACGCCCGTCAACTCCTTCCTGTCCAGCAGTCTCGCGACCGACCTGGAGGGCTTGTCTTTGTCCGACTCGGTCCTCTCGCCCACG GCCATCTCGCCACCGGGGGCGCAAAAGAGCTACGAACTGCTGCACCGCATCACCGGCGAGGGCCTATCGGTGGAGTACTGCTTCAGCCGCCAGCCGTTCGGCCCCGACGCCAACATGGTGGCGGTGCAGATGCAGTTTGTCAACAGCGCCGCCGCTGACGCCAAGAACCTCCACATGGAGGACGTTAAGCTGCAGTCCGGCATGAGGGTCAAGGAGTTCCCGGAGATCG AGCTGCtgcctgcgggcgagacggccaCGGCGGTGATGGGTATCGACTTCTGCGACTCCACACAAGCGGCAAATTTCCAGCTGTG CACTCACAGCAGGAAGTTCTTCGTGTCCATCCAGCCGCCGGTGGGAGAGCTGATGAAACCCGTTTTCATGACCGAGAACGAATTTAAAAAAGAGCAAG GTCAGCTGATGGGCATGAACGAGATCACGGAGAAGCTGACGCTGGGCGCCAAGTGCCGGAACGAGCACGCCATCGTGCAGAAGGTGACGGCCGCCGCCAACCTCAGCAGAGTGCCCTGCGGTTCTGACAAGGAATGCAG TCCGGCGCTCGGTCTTTCCGCTCCTCCGTTTCCCGTGCACAGGTTTGCCGGCAGGACGGCCAGCGGCGGCAGCCTGGTGCTGGTCACCGTGGCCAGCCAGGAGGACGGCGCGGCCCGGCTGACGCTCAACTGCGACAAGATGGTGATCGGCACCATGCTGGTAAAGGACGTCCTGCTGGCTCTCACGCAGTGA
- the LOC125971232 gene encoding AP-3 complex subunit beta-2 isoform X5, whose protein sequence is MTTMQKLLQLPVNAVNMVKTVQSQVQGHEEDKSPVLTPDGVQQTWYNAVRPDELRHLRSGSGGGGDGGRDQEERAPLEEGGSGNGSSQSQPLRHDDLKEMLDSNKDSLKLEAMKRIVAMIARGKNASDLFPAVVKNVACKNIEVKKLVYVYLVRYAEEQQDLALLSISTFQRGLKDPNQLIRASALRVLSSIRVTIIVPIMMLAIKEAASDMSPYVRKTAAHAIPKLYSLDPEQKDQLIEVIEKLLADKTTLVAGSVVMAFEEVCPERIDLIHKNYRKLCNLLIDVEEWGQVVIINMLTRYARTQFLNPNINENLLEEGCDKTFYGSDGNDEDEEDKDKGEAAALAKRKPYVMDPDHRLLLRNTKPLLQSRNAAVVMAVAQLYFHLAPKAEVGVIAKALVRLLRSHSEVQYVVLQNVATMTIKRRGMFEPYLKSFYIRSTDPTQIKVLKLEVLTNLANETNISTILREFQTYIKSMDKDFVAATIQAIGRCATNIGEVRDTCLNGLVQLLSNRDELVVAESVVVIKKLLQMQPEKHSDIIKHMAKLTDNIQVPMARASILWLIGEYCEHVPKIAPDVLRKMAKSFTNEEDIVKLQILNLAAKLYLTNSKQTKLLTQYVLNLAKYDQNYDIRDRARFIRQLIVPTEKSGALSKYAKKLFLALKPAPVLESPFKDRDHFQLGSLSHLLNAKAGGYQELPDWPEAAPDPSVRNVEVKESSCQVFSLLERVTTLTSVPEWTKCSSREKRKEKKVEKPFYSDSEGESGPTESADSESYSSGSDSGSGSAESGSGSESQESEEASDSEEEEKDTKKKKKKEELKKPVQRSESEQSSEGEVRKRARKSKQQKSDSESESDEDDDSDSESSPSESEDSESEVDVKNKKKAVQSKAPPKPVTKESKKEMSLLDLDDFEAAPSPQVTPVNSFLSSSLATDLEGLSLSDSVLSPTAISPPGAQKSYELLHRITGEGLSVEYCFSRQPFGPDANMVAVQMQFVNSAAADAKNLHMEDVKLQSGMRVKEFPEIELLPAGETATAVMGIDFCDSTQAANFQLCTHSRKFFVSIQPPVGELMKPVFMTENEFKKEQGQLMGMNEITEKLTLGAKCRNEHAIVQKVTAAANLSRVPCGSDKECSPALGLSAPPFPVHRFAGRTASGGSLVLVTVASQEDGAARLTLNCDKMVIGTMLVKDVLLALTQ, encoded by the exons gCACGACGACCTGAAGGAGATGCTGGACAGCAACAAAGACTCTCTCAAGCTGGAGGCCATGAAACGCATCGTGGCC aTGATCGCTCGAGGTAAGAATGCGTCCGACCTCTTCCCGGCGGTGGTGAAGAATGTAGCCTGTAAAAATATTGAG GTGAAGAAGCTGGTCTACGTTTATTTAGTGCGCTACGCCGAGGAGCAGCAGGACCTGGCGCTGCTTTCCATCTCCACCTTCCAGCGAGGCTTGAAG GATCCCAATCAGCTAATCAGAGCCAGCGCGCTGCGAGTTCTCTCCAGCATCCGAGTCACCATCATCGTTCCCATCATGATGCTGGCCATCAAAGAAGCCGCTTCCGACATGTCCCCTTACGTCCGCAAAACTGCCGCCCACGCCATTCCTAAGCTCTACAG TCTGGATCCAGAACAGAAGGACCAGCTGATCGAAGTCATCGAAAAACTCCTGGCTGACAAAACCACG CTGGTGGCAGGCAGCGTGGTCATGGCCTTTGAGGAGGTGTGCCCGGAGCGGATCGACTTGATCCATAAGAACTACAGGAAACTGTGCAACCTCCTGATTGACGTGGAGGAGTGGGGCCAAGTGGTCATCATCAACATGCTGACGCGTTACGCCAGGACGCAGTTTCTCAACCCCAACATCAAC gaGAACCTGCTGGAGGAGGGCTGCGACAAGACCTTCTACGGCTCCGACGGTAACGACGAAGATGAGGAGGACAAAGACAAGGGCGAGGCCGCCGCCTTGGCCAAAAGGAAGCCTTACGTGATGGATCCCGACCACCGGCTGCTGCTGAGGAACACCAAGCCGCTCCTGCAGAGCCGCAACGCAGCC GTGGTGATGGCCGTGGCTCAGCTCTACTTCCATCTTGCCCCCAAAGCAGAGGTGGGCGTGATCGCCAAGGCTCTGGTGCGTCTTCTGCGGAGTCACAG TGAAGTCCAATATGTTGTTCTTCAAAACGTGGCCACGATGACTATTAAAAGAAGG GGGATGTTTGAACCTTACCTGAAGAGTTTCTATATCCGCTCCACTGACCCAACACAGATAAAAGTCCTCAAG cttgaGGTTCTCACCAATCTTGCCAACGAGACCAACATCTCCACAATTCTCAGAGAGTTTCAG ACGTACATCAAAAGCATGGATAAAGACTTTGTGGCCGCCACCATCCAAGCCATCGGCCGCTGCGCCACCAACATCGGAGAAGTGAGGGACACGTGTCTGAATGGCCTGGTGCAACTGCTGTCCAACAGAGACG AGCTGGTGGTGGCCGAGTCGGTGGTGGTGATCAAGAAGCTGCTGCAGATGCAGCCCGAGAAGCACAGCGACATCATCAAGCACATGGCCAAACTGACGGACAACATCCAAGTGCCCATGGCGAGGGCCAGCATTCTCTGGCTCATCGGAGAATACTGCGAGCACGTGCCTAAGATCGCCCCGGACGTCTTGAGGAAGATGGCCAAGTCCTTCACCAACGAGGAGGACATCGTCAAGCTGCAGATACTCAACCTGGCCGCCAAGCTCTATCTCACCAACTCTAAACAG ACCAAACTGTTGACTCAGTACGTCCTCAACCTGGCCAAGTACGACCAGAACTACGACATCCGTGACCGGGCGCGCTTCATCCGCCAGCTCATCGTGCCCACCGAGAAAAGCGGAGCTCTCAGCAAATACGCCAAGAAACTCTTCCTGGCCCTCAAGCCCGCACCCGTCCTGGAATCTCCATTTAAAG ATCGAGACCACTTCCAATTGGGCTCGCTGTCCCACCTGCTGAACGCCAAAGCCGGTGGCTACCAGGAGTTGCCCGACTGGCCGGAAGCTGCCCCAGATCCCTCCGTGCGCAACGTGGAGGTGAAGGAGTCT TCCTGCCAGGTATTTTCTCTGCTTGAGCGAGTCACAACGTTGACCAGC GTGCCCGAGTGGACCAAGTGCAGCAGTCGAGAGAAAAGGAAGGAGAAGAAAGTCGAGAAGCCTTTCTATTCCGATTCCGAGGGCGAGTCTGGGCCCACCGAGTCTGCggacagcg AGTCGTACTCCAGCGGCTCCGACAGCGGAAGCGGCAGCGCCGAAAGCGGCTCGGGATCCGAGAGCCAAGAAAGTGAAGAAGCGTCCGACtccgaggaagaggagaaggacacaaagaagaagaagaagaaggaagaaTTGAAGAAGCCGGTACAAAGAAGCGAAAG TGAGCAGAGCAGTGAGGGGGAAGTCAGGAAGCGTGCCAGAAAAAGCAAGCAACAGAAGAGCGACTCCGAGTCGGagtcagacgaagacgacgacagcGATTCCGAAAGTAGCCCGTCCGAATCAGAAGACTCCGAGTCGGAGGTGGATGTCAAAAACAAGAAGAAG GCAGTGCAATCCAAAGCTCCCCCCAAGCCCGTCACAAAAGAGAGCAAGAAAGAAATGTCGCTGCTGGACCTTGACGACT TCGAAGCGGCCCCTTCGCCTCAAGTGACGCCCGTCAACTCCTTCCTGTCCAGCAGTCTCGCGACCGACCTGGAGGGCTTGTCTTTGTCCGACTCGGTCCTCTCGCCCACG GCCATCTCGCCACCGGGGGCGCAAAAGAGCTACGAACTGCTGCACCGCATCACCGGCGAGGGCCTATCGGTGGAGTACTGCTTCAGCCGCCAGCCGTTCGGCCCCGACGCCAACATGGTGGCGGTGCAGATGCAGTTTGTCAACAGCGCCGCCGCTGACGCCAAGAACCTCCACATGGAGGACGTTAAGCTGCAGTCCGGCATGAGGGTCAAGGAGTTCCCGGAGATCG AGCTGCtgcctgcgggcgagacggccaCGGCGGTGATGGGTATCGACTTCTGCGACTCCACACAAGCGGCAAATTTCCAGCTGTG CACTCACAGCAGGAAGTTCTTCGTGTCCATCCAGCCGCCGGTGGGAGAGCTGATGAAACCCGTTTTCATGACCGAGAACGAATTTAAAAAAGAGCAAG GTCAGCTGATGGGCATGAACGAGATCACGGAGAAGCTGACGCTGGGCGCCAAGTGCCGGAACGAGCACGCCATCGTGCAGAAGGTGACGGCCGCCGCCAACCTCAGCAGAGTGCCCTGCGGTTCTGACAAGGAATGCAG TCCGGCGCTCGGTCTTTCCGCTCCTCCGTTTCCCGTGCACAGGTTTGCCGGCAGGACGGCCAGCGGCGGCAGCCTGGTGCTGGTCACCGTGGCCAGCCAGGAGGACGGCGCGGCCCGGCTGACGCTCAACTGCGACAAGATGGTGATCGGCACCATGCTGGTAAAGGACGTCCTGCTGGCTCTCACGCAGTGA
- the LOC125971232 gene encoding AP-3 complex subunit beta-2 isoform X11 gives MSASSGFNDEKGGSSSVGEPEYGHDPASGGIFSSDYKRHDDLKEMLDSNKDSLKLEAMKRIVAMIARGKNASDLFPAVVKNVACKNIEVKKLVYVYLVRYAEEQQDLALLSISTFQRGLKDPNQLIRASALRVLSSIRVTIIVPIMMLAIKEAASDMSPYVRKTAAHAIPKLYSLDPEQKDQLIEVIEKLLADKTTLVAGSVVMAFEEVCPERIDLIHKNYRKLCNLLIDVEEWGQVVIINMLTRYARTQFLNPNINENLLEEGCDKTFYGSDGNDEDEEDKDKGEAAALAKRKPYVMDPDHRLLLRNTKPLLQSRNAAVVMAVAQLYFHLAPKAEVGVIAKALVRLLRSHSEVQYVVLQNVATMTIKRRGMFEPYLKSFYIRSTDPTQIKVLKLEVLTNLANETNISTILREFQTYIKSMDKDFVAATIQAIGRCATNIGEVRDTCLNGLVQLLSNRDELVVAESVVVIKKLLQMQPEKHSDIIKHMAKLTDNIQVPMARASILWLIGEYCEHVPKIAPDVLRKMAKSFTNEEDIVKLQILNLAAKLYLTNSKQTKLLTQYVLNLAKYDQNYDIRDRARFIRQLIVPTEKSGALSKYAKKLFLALKPAPVLESPFKDRDHFQLGSLSHLLNAKAGGYQELPDWPEAAPDPSVRNVEVKESVPEWTKCSSREKRKEKKVEKPFYSDSEGESGPTESADSESYSSGSDSGSGSAESGSGSESQESEEASDSEEEEKDTKKKKKKEELKKPVQRSESSEQSSEGEVRKRARKSKQQKSDSESESDEDDDSDSESSPSESEDSESEVDVKNKKKVQTCVKAVQSKAPPKPVTKESKKEMSLLDLDDFEAAPSPQVTPVNSFLSSSLATDLEGLSLSDSVLSPTAISPPGAQKSYELLHRITGEGLSVEYCFSRQPFGPDANMVAVQMQFVNSAAADAKNLHMEDVKLQSGMRVKEFPEIELLPAGETATAVMGIDFCDSTQAANFQLCTHSRKFFVSIQPPVGELMKPVFMTENEFKKEQGQLMGMNEITEKLTLGAKCRNEHAIVQKVTAAANLSRVPCGSDKECSPALGLSAPPFPVHRFAGRTASGGSLVLVTVASQEDGAARLTLNCDKMVIGTMLVKDVLLALTQ, from the exons gCACGACGACCTGAAGGAGATGCTGGACAGCAACAAAGACTCTCTCAAGCTGGAGGCCATGAAACGCATCGTGGCC aTGATCGCTCGAGGTAAGAATGCGTCCGACCTCTTCCCGGCGGTGGTGAAGAATGTAGCCTGTAAAAATATTGAG GTGAAGAAGCTGGTCTACGTTTATTTAGTGCGCTACGCCGAGGAGCAGCAGGACCTGGCGCTGCTTTCCATCTCCACCTTCCAGCGAGGCTTGAAG GATCCCAATCAGCTAATCAGAGCCAGCGCGCTGCGAGTTCTCTCCAGCATCCGAGTCACCATCATCGTTCCCATCATGATGCTGGCCATCAAAGAAGCCGCTTCCGACATGTCCCCTTACGTCCGCAAAACTGCCGCCCACGCCATTCCTAAGCTCTACAG TCTGGATCCAGAACAGAAGGACCAGCTGATCGAAGTCATCGAAAAACTCCTGGCTGACAAAACCACG CTGGTGGCAGGCAGCGTGGTCATGGCCTTTGAGGAGGTGTGCCCGGAGCGGATCGACTTGATCCATAAGAACTACAGGAAACTGTGCAACCTCCTGATTGACGTGGAGGAGTGGGGCCAAGTGGTCATCATCAACATGCTGACGCGTTACGCCAGGACGCAGTTTCTCAACCCCAACATCAAC gaGAACCTGCTGGAGGAGGGCTGCGACAAGACCTTCTACGGCTCCGACGGTAACGACGAAGATGAGGAGGACAAAGACAAGGGCGAGGCCGCCGCCTTGGCCAAAAGGAAGCCTTACGTGATGGATCCCGACCACCGGCTGCTGCTGAGGAACACCAAGCCGCTCCTGCAGAGCCGCAACGCAGCC GTGGTGATGGCCGTGGCTCAGCTCTACTTCCATCTTGCCCCCAAAGCAGAGGTGGGCGTGATCGCCAAGGCTCTGGTGCGTCTTCTGCGGAGTCACAG TGAAGTCCAATATGTTGTTCTTCAAAACGTGGCCACGATGACTATTAAAAGAAGG GGGATGTTTGAACCTTACCTGAAGAGTTTCTATATCCGCTCCACTGACCCAACACAGATAAAAGTCCTCAAG cttgaGGTTCTCACCAATCTTGCCAACGAGACCAACATCTCCACAATTCTCAGAGAGTTTCAG ACGTACATCAAAAGCATGGATAAAGACTTTGTGGCCGCCACCATCCAAGCCATCGGCCGCTGCGCCACCAACATCGGAGAAGTGAGGGACACGTGTCTGAATGGCCTGGTGCAACTGCTGTCCAACAGAGACG AGCTGGTGGTGGCCGAGTCGGTGGTGGTGATCAAGAAGCTGCTGCAGATGCAGCCCGAGAAGCACAGCGACATCATCAAGCACATGGCCAAACTGACGGACAACATCCAAGTGCCCATGGCGAGGGCCAGCATTCTCTGGCTCATCGGAGAATACTGCGAGCACGTGCCTAAGATCGCCCCGGACGTCTTGAGGAAGATGGCCAAGTCCTTCACCAACGAGGAGGACATCGTCAAGCTGCAGATACTCAACCTGGCCGCCAAGCTCTATCTCACCAACTCTAAACAG ACCAAACTGTTGACTCAGTACGTCCTCAACCTGGCCAAGTACGACCAGAACTACGACATCCGTGACCGGGCGCGCTTCATCCGCCAGCTCATCGTGCCCACCGAGAAAAGCGGAGCTCTCAGCAAATACGCCAAGAAACTCTTCCTGGCCCTCAAGCCCGCACCCGTCCTGGAATCTCCATTTAAAG ATCGAGACCACTTCCAATTGGGCTCGCTGTCCCACCTGCTGAACGCCAAAGCCGGTGGCTACCAGGAGTTGCCCGACTGGCCGGAAGCTGCCCCAGATCCCTCCGTGCGCAACGTGGAGGTGAAGGAGTCT GTGCCCGAGTGGACCAAGTGCAGCAGTCGAGAGAAAAGGAAGGAGAAGAAAGTCGAGAAGCCTTTCTATTCCGATTCCGAGGGCGAGTCTGGGCCCACCGAGTCTGCggacagcg AGTCGTACTCCAGCGGCTCCGACAGCGGAAGCGGCAGCGCCGAAAGCGGCTCGGGATCCGAGAGCCAAGAAAGTGAAGAAGCGTCCGACtccgaggaagaggagaaggacacaaagaagaagaagaagaaggaagaaTTGAAGAAGCCGGTACAAAGAAGCGAAAG CAGTGAGCAGAGCAGTGAGGGGGAAGTCAGGAAGCGTGCCAGAAAAAGCAAGCAACAGAAGAGCGACTCCGAGTCGGagtcagacgaagacgacgacagcGATTCCGAAAGTAGCCCGTCCGAATCAGAAGACTCCGAGTCGGAGGTGGATGTCAAAAACAAGAAGAAGGTACAGACGTGTGTAAAG GCAGTGCAATCCAAAGCTCCCCCCAAGCCCGTCACAAAAGAGAGCAAGAAAGAAATGTCGCTGCTGGACCTTGACGACT TCGAAGCGGCCCCTTCGCCTCAAGTGACGCCCGTCAACTCCTTCCTGTCCAGCAGTCTCGCGACCGACCTGGAGGGCTTGTCTTTGTCCGACTCGGTCCTCTCGCCCACG GCCATCTCGCCACCGGGGGCGCAAAAGAGCTACGAACTGCTGCACCGCATCACCGGCGAGGGCCTATCGGTGGAGTACTGCTTCAGCCGCCAGCCGTTCGGCCCCGACGCCAACATGGTGGCGGTGCAGATGCAGTTTGTCAACAGCGCCGCCGCTGACGCCAAGAACCTCCACATGGAGGACGTTAAGCTGCAGTCCGGCATGAGGGTCAAGGAGTTCCCGGAGATCG AGCTGCtgcctgcgggcgagacggccaCGGCGGTGATGGGTATCGACTTCTGCGACTCCACACAAGCGGCAAATTTCCAGCTGTG CACTCACAGCAGGAAGTTCTTCGTGTCCATCCAGCCGCCGGTGGGAGAGCTGATGAAACCCGTTTTCATGACCGAGAACGAATTTAAAAAAGAGCAAG GTCAGCTGATGGGCATGAACGAGATCACGGAGAAGCTGACGCTGGGCGCCAAGTGCCGGAACGAGCACGCCATCGTGCAGAAGGTGACGGCCGCCGCCAACCTCAGCAGAGTGCCCTGCGGTTCTGACAAGGAATGCAG TCCGGCGCTCGGTCTTTCCGCTCCTCCGTTTCCCGTGCACAGGTTTGCCGGCAGGACGGCCAGCGGCGGCAGCCTGGTGCTGGTCACCGTGGCCAGCCAGGAGGACGGCGCGGCCCGGCTGACGCTCAACTGCGACAAGATGGTGATCGGCACCATGCTGGTAAAGGACGTCCTGCTGGCTCTCACGCAGTGA